The DNA segment CCTTCTTATTTATTAATCCTATTATTACAGAAATTAAAATTGATATAAGTATACAACCTAGCCATATAAGAACACCATAATGGTTACTTAGTTGATATTGCATCTGTGCACTCATATCTTTCGTAATCTTAAGCTTAGATAATTTTTGAAGATAATCATCTAAAAAATTTCCTATAGTTAAGCATAATTTGCCATATATTTTTATAAAAGTTCATGACTTGAAACAGCTAAGTCCAGCTTTTCATTTTTTGATTTACTGTTCTATGTTGGTTTTTATTAAATTATCAATTAGTTAAAAAGGGATTAACCGGTTGTATCCACTCTAATGGTAAATATGCAGATAAATACCCATGATTATAACCTTTAGCTTCGTAGAGAATACAAGCAGGATGCATCTTTTGAAATAGTTTAGCTGATTCCTTGACACAACGCATTTCTTTCTCACCATAAATATATAGAACCTGTGCTTTGTTTTCTGTAATACTTTCTTTCAATCTATACGTTCCCATGTATGTTTCATACATTTTTATTAATGTTTTCATGGGTAACCTTGGCATATCTTCCATATAATAATTTCCTATTTCTTCGGGATAAGCCATATTAGGATACATTTTTTTCATCAAACTTAATTGAATTTTGCCGGCTGATTTGCTAAACATAAGTTTTCCAAATATTTTTACAATAATCGTACTAATTCGTGATAAATTTGGTTGCGGAATACAAATACTACCATCTATTATTGCTTTCTGAGCTATATCACTATCTAATGATAATAACTCAATTGCAATTTGACCACCCAAAGAAACACCGCCTATAGCAAACAATTTTCCATTACAATTATTTTTTATGTAATCCATGATTTGTTGTGCAGATTTTTCAGTTGAAATATAATCTTTTTGATATTCTTCTCCATGACCATCAAGTGTTGGTAAAATCACATGGAATTGATCTGATAATATACGAGCTTGTCGAAGATAAGTCCACCAAGAATTACCTCCACCATGTATCAGTAATATATGTGGAAATTTTTTATCGCCAAATTCATGAAACCTCATCTTACACTACCTCTAAATTTAAACTATTTTTGTTTATATTGCTTGATACTGTACCATTTTTAAGCCATTTTTTCTATATGCTTCTTTATCATTGGTACTGCCGGTTCTTGCTTCTATACTAATAAAGTAGATTTCAAAATAAGAAATCTACTTTTCTATTACCGGATTTAAATTCCGAAAACTATATTGCTTTGGTGAAACACCCACCACCTTTTTAAACACTTGAGAGAAATAATATTGATTATGAAAACCACAAGCCTCCGCAATTTCATACATTTTATAATTAACTTCATTGTTATCAATTAAATATTTGGCATGTTGAATACGAAGTTCTGTGACTAAATCCACGAATGTTTTCGCCAATTCTTTTTTAATCAGCTTTGTGATATGTCCTTCACTGAATTGAAGATGATTAGCCAAATCTTTTAAGCCATAGCTTTCATTACTGATATTAGCTTGAATATCTTCCAATATTTTCTTCGTTAATAAAGAATACGGCGGCTTTTTATGTTGATTAATCTGTTCCATAGCTTCTTGAATAACCGAAATAAATTCTTGCGCATCCACCGGCTTTAAAAGGTAACGAAATACCCCTAATTCCAAAGCTTGTTGAGCAAAACGGAAGTTATCATAACCCGATACGATAATTAGGATAACTTCTTTATTTTGTTGACGAATATCACGAATTAAGTCCAATCCATTTTTAAAAGGCATATTGATGTCAATTAAAGCGATATCCATACTTTCTTCCTTGAATAGTTGTAAAGCTTCCTCACCATTCGTTGCCTTAAAGATAAGGTCAAATGGTAGACCGGCCTTTATAATGCGTTTCATAAAATTTTGTCTAATAATTTCTTCATCATCCGCAATCAATATATTCATCTTCATCTCCCCGGTTGCACCATACGACTAATAAAACGATTATTTTCAGCTATTAAACAAACACCATACTTTTCCCCATATTGATGCTTAATTCTAGCGTTCACGTTAAATAAACCATAACCCTTTTGATTATCCGATCTATTCCCTGTCTTTAAAGTTCGATTGATTTCTTCAATATATTTGAAATCTAGTTCTTCAAACACATTTTCAACCTCCATCACAATATCTTCATCCCTTTGATAAACACGAATTACAATTAACTCTTTTTTCTTCAATAGCTTGATGCCGTGGTAAATTGCATTCTCCACTAATGGTTGTAAAGTAAATTTCAAAAATGGTCTTTCTAAATCAAAATCTTGGACATTAAAAGAATATTGAAGAACATCTTGATAGCGTAACTTTTGAATATTCAGATAGCTTTGTGCATGCTTAATTTCCTCTTGAACAGTGATAATTTGTCGATCATTGCTCAAACTAATGCGAAAGAAAACCGCTAAATCATGAATAGCCTTCTCAACATCTTCATCCTCATGATCAAATGCCATGGCTTGAATTGTTTCTAATGTGTTATACAAGAAATGAGGTTTTATTTGGGCATACATAGCTTTATTATTCGCATCGTTGCGCTCTATTTCTTTTGCTTTGACTTGTTGTAATAAATGATGAATTTCATCAATCATTTGGTTATATTTTTGGTTTAAACGATTAAATTCAAGAATTTCCGTTTCTTCCTCATTTTTTTCTAAAACACCATCCTTTGTTTTCAGCATAACCGATTCCAAGCTTTGAATTGGATGCACTAAACGATGTACCACATGATGCGTTACTCTTTGGGTAACGAGCAATAAAAGCATCGTCACTAAAGTAATAAGAACAACCGTTAGAAGAATGGTATTCATGTAATAACTTCGTGGAATATCCAAAACATACGTTAAATTTAAATAGGAATACAACTGTTTTTCAAAATGAATGCCTGTATGTTGAAATTGATCATTTCCTAACACTGTTTCATTCTTATTATTTTTCAAATAAGCATGGAAATCTCTTGCGACATTGGTCATTAGATTTTCGATATATTCAGTCTTTAAGGCGGCGCTGATATAACCTTTCTCTTGGTGCTTTTCATCGTATATTTTTGCTAGGATTAAGATAATTTTATTTTTATTTGATTTCGATTCAATCACATCGGAAATCACCACATCTTGATTACTTGATTTTAATTTTGCAAAATAGGAACGATCATCCACACTAAAGCTGGAATTATCGGTCACATACTTACGCCCTTCCTTTGTAATAAATCCCAAGGAATCGTATTGAATGTTGGACTTTTCCTTAAATTCTTCAAGCTTATGCAGAAGGTGGATTTTATTTTTAGAGGATATTTCTTCATTTTGAAATTGCGTAGCATACAAACGAATTAATTCACTATTAAATTGGAACCATAAATTTATATCACTAACTTGGGTCTTCACATGATTGTCTACCAATTGTTGCATATTGGGTAATATATAACGATAAATTGTGAATACAGAAATAGATGAGATACAAAGAATAGAC comes from the Bulleidia sp. zg-1006 genome and includes:
- a CDS encoding alpha/beta fold hydrolase: MRFHEFGDKKFPHILLIHGGGNSWWTYLRQARILSDQFHVILPTLDGHGEEYQKDYISTEKSAQQIMDYIKNNCNGKLFAIGGVSLGGQIAIELLSLDSDIAQKAIIDGSICIPQPNLSRISTIIVKIFGKLMFSKSAGKIQLSLMKKMYPNMAYPEEIGNYYMEDMPRLPMKTLIKMYETYMGTYRLKESITENKAQVLYIYGEKEMRCVKESAKLFQKMHPACILYEAKGYNHGYLSAYLPLEWIQPVNPFLTN
- a CDS encoding response regulator; amino-acid sequence: MNILIADDEEIIRQNFMKRIIKAGLPFDLIFKATNGEEALQLFKEESMDIALIDINMPFKNGLDLIRDIRQQNKEVILIIVSGYDNFRFAQQALELGVFRYLLKPVDAQEFISVIQEAMEQINQHKKPPYSLLTKKILEDIQANISNESYGLKDLANHLQFSEGHITKLIKKELAKTFVDLVTELRIQHAKYLIDNNEVNYKMYEIAEACGFHNQYYFSQVFKKVVGVSPKQYSFRNLNPVIEK
- a CDS encoding sensor histidine kinase, with amino-acid sequence MKRLYDVIVHRVFLMLIASILCISSISVFTIYRYILPNMQQLVDNHVKTQVSDINLWFQFNSELIRLYATQFQNEEISSKNKIHLLHKLEEFKEKSNIQYDSLGFITKEGRKYVTDNSSFSVDDRSYFAKLKSSNQDVVISDVIESKSNKNKIILILAKIYDEKHQEKGYISAALKTEYIENLMTNVARDFHAYLKNNKNETVLGNDQFQHTGIHFEKQLYSYLNLTYVLDIPRSYYMNTILLTVVLITLVTMLLLLVTQRVTHHVVHRLVHPIQSLESVMLKTKDGVLEKNEEETEILEFNRLNQKYNQMIDEIHHLLQQVKAKEIERNDANNKAMYAQIKPHFLYNTLETIQAMAFDHEDEDVEKAIHDLAVFFRISLSNDRQIITVQEEIKHAQSYLNIQKLRYQDVLQYSFNVQDFDLERPFLKFTLQPLVENAIYHGIKLLKKKELIVIRVYQRDEDIVMEVENVFEELDFKYIEEINRTLKTGNRSDNQKGYGLFNVNARIKHQYGEKYGVCLIAENNRFISRMVQPGR